A single Rhinolophus ferrumequinum isolate MPI-CBG mRhiFer1 chromosome 12, mRhiFer1_v1.p, whole genome shotgun sequence DNA region contains:
- the PIERCE1 gene encoding piercer of microtubule wall 1 protein isoform X2, translating into MRCLVIPASPGPWVLAPKVLDLALGPRWPTVPGGGGAAPLRPDPLSQVTRPSLSNRTPRDPRGAGCGEAVPRLVFLPRAARVDCRMSEENPRECEESVKPAAQALPEKTDDYYRVAEDLPVRFNNPAWFRGYRTKEPASVYRTSNQAYGSRAPTVHEMPTTCHWWNVPEQYFEHGHREEHCDRCRQPHHPL; encoded by the exons ATGAGATGCCTTGTTATCCCGGCCAGCCCGGGGCCCTGGGTACTCGCCCCGAAGGTTCTAGACCTCGCACTTGGGCCCCGCTGGCCAACAGTGCCCGGCGGAGGAGGTGCGGCTCCTTTAAGACCCGACCCACTCAGTCAGGTGACCAGGCCGTCGCTTAGCAACAGGACGCCGCGCGACCCTCGGGGCGCGGGCTGCGGAGAGGCTGTTCCCCGCCTTGTGTTTCTTCCTCGCGCAGCTCGGGTGGATTGCAGGATGTCCGAGGAGAACCCGCGAGAGTGCGAGGAGTCTGTGAAGCCCGCGGCCCAGGCCCTCCCGGAGAAAACCGACGACTACTACCGCGTAGCCGAGGACCTACCGGTCAGGTTCAACAACCCAGCGTGGTTTCGGGGCTACAG GACCAAGGAGCCCGCCTCGGTGTACAGGACCAGTAACCAAGCTTACGGGAGCAGAGCCCCCACGGTGCACGAGATGCCA ACAACTTGCCACTGGTGGAATGTTCCAGAACAATACTTTGAACATGGACATAGAGAAGAGCATTGT